Within Dehalococcoidia bacterium, the genomic segment CCGCGATCGGCTTTGGTGCTCAGAATTTCCACCACATCCCCATTCTGAAGCTGATAGGTGAGAGGAACAAGCCTTCCGTTGACCTTGCCTCCGGTACAGCGATGACCCAGCTCGGTGTGCACCCGATAGGCAAAGTCGAGAGAGGTCGATCCTTGAGGCAACTCTTTGATCTCACCGTTCGGAGTGAAAACATAGACTTGATCCTTGAAAATATCGGTCTTGAGTGACTCCACAAAGACCGCCCCGCTGACATCCTGCTGCCACTCCATGATCTGCCTGAACCAGGCCATCTTCTCTTCAAAACGGTTATCCTTTTTGGCGCCTTCTTTATAGCGCCAGTGGGCGGCCACACCGTATTCGCTGGTGCGGTGCATCTCGTAGGTTCGAATCTGTATTTCCAGCGGTTTGCCCTCAGTGGCGATCACCGTAGTATGAAGGGATTGGTACAGGTTTCCTTTTGGATTGGCGATGTAATCATCAAACTGCCCGGGCAAAGGATGCCAGAGGTGGTGAACAATGCCCAGCGCATTATAGCAATCGGGAACCGTTTCAAGCAGCACGCGAACGGCCATGAGATCATAGATTTCACTGTATTCCTTGCCCTGTTTGGCATATTTCTTCATCTTGGCATGAATACTGCGGACGCTTTTGGGTCTGCCGCTGATCTCAGCCTTGAGCCCTGCCCTAGCGAATTCATCCTTCAAGATGGTCATGGCTTGGGCGATATGTTTTTCCCACTCGGTTTTCTTGACGTCGAGGAGACCGGCAATCTCTTTGTATCTCTCCGGGTAAAGGAGTTGAAAGGAGATATCTTCCAGTTCATACCGAAGTTCTCCGATGCCAAGGCGATGAGCCAGAGGGGCATAGACCTCCATGGTCTCCTTGGCTAAGTCCGTTTGCTGTCCGGGAGGCAGTTTTTTGGAGTTTCGCATCACCTGGAGCCTGTTAGCCAGACTGATGATGATCACCCGGACATCTTCAACCATGGCGAGGAACATTTTGCGCAGGTTCTCTGCCTGGGTCTCATCAGGCGCTACCCATGAAAAGCTGCTGATCTTGTTGACCCCTTCAACCAGTTTCCTCACGCCTTCCCCGAACTTGGACTGGATTGCCTTCTGGGAGAGCTTGCTGTCCTGAGGTAAACCCAATAACAATGAAGCAGCAATGCTCTCGGC encodes:
- a CDS encoding bifunctional (p)ppGpp synthetase/guanosine-3',5'-bis(diphosphate) 3'-pyrophosphohydrolase; translation: MADIKEITARASEYLSSPDLSLIEETYRGAQGAQHPDLNQSLETALILVGLQMDAESIAASLLLGLPQDSKLSQKAIQSKFGEGVRKLVEGVNKISSFSWVAPDETQAENLRKMFLAMVEDVRVIIISLANRLQVMRNSKKLPPGQQTDLAKETMEVYAPLAHRLGIGELRYELEDISFQLLYPERYKEIAGLLDVKKTEWEKHIAQAMTILKDEFARAGLKAEISGRPKSVRSIHAKMKKYAKQGKEYSEIYDLMAVRVLLETVPDCYNALGIVHHLWHPLPGQFDDYIANPKGNLYQSLHTTVIATEGKPLEIQIRTYEMHRTSEYGVAAHWRYKEGAKKDNRFEEKMAWFRQIMEWQQDVSGAVFVESLKTDIFKDQVYVFTPNGEIKELPQGSTSLDFAYRVHTELGHRCTGGKVNGRLVPLTYQLQNGDVVEILSTKADRGPSLDWLNPESGYVRSGHAKEKIRAWFRKRDRAENIDRGRELFEKAMRRLGTNKSAEEVADLFEYKDANEFLIALGVGDISVNQIGPRMAPKEEEPELPPVPAVAKRTQGPTGIQVLGVGDLLTHLAPCCNPIPGDEIIGFVTRTKGVTIHRKNCPNIMSGKDKERMIDVAWGHRQQVYSVPIIISAENRVGLLKDITNILSEAKVNIVSISSESHDDGTVSIFLTVEISDIGHLSQMFVKLERVRGVNNVSRIAEDAKDAKADKKRGMIHLGNPMKAFKRRK